One Amaranthus tricolor cultivar Red isolate AtriRed21 chromosome 1, ASM2621246v1, whole genome shotgun sequence DNA window includes the following coding sequences:
- the LOC130812915 gene encoding 2-hydroxyisoflavanone dehydratase-like, translated as MTTSDNTKNIDIQSILYDMSNTFLPFFKVHEDGQIERYILTSKVKAGMDRVTGIHTKDVVISTNPDISGRIFLPKLDEGESPNRKKLPLLIHYHGGGFCTGSAFGPIIKNFLSNLVSMAYIVAFSIDYRLAPEYPLPIAYEDSWAAFQWIAAQADENESASDPWFNKYVDFNRVFLCGESSGANLAHDVAIRASVEPLPNLNLAGLLSIHPYFAAKQPERLIKYLYPTSSGSVDDPRLNPGVDPRLYKLACDKVLVCVAEKDKYKERGLAYIKHLEKTWKGKVEVMETLGEGHCFHVLDATSPNIDSFMSRIASFLKED; from the coding sequence ATGACTACTTCCgacaatacaaaaaatattgatattCAATCAATTTTATATGACATGTCTAATACTTTTCTACCTTTCTTTAAAGTTCATGAAGATGGACAAATTGAAAGATACATCCTCACCTCAAAAGTCAAAGCGGGTATGGATCGGGTTACGGGTATCCATACCAAAGACGTTGTAATATCTACAAACCCTGACATATCGGGTCGGATCTTTTTACCCAAGTTGGATGAAGGGGAAAGCCCAAATAGAAAGAAATTACCTTTGCTAATTCATTACCATGGTGGAGGGTTTTGTACCGGGTCAGCTTTTGGCCCGATTATCAAAAACTTTCTAAGTAATTTGGTATCCATGGCCTACATTGTTGCCTTTTCAATAGATTATAGGCTAGCCCCAGAATACCCTTTACCCATTGCTTATGAAGATTCTTGGGCCGCATTTCAATGGATTGCGGCCCAAGCTGATGAAAATGAATCTGCATCAGATCCGTGGTTTAATAAGTATGTGGATTTTAATCGGGTCTTTTTATGTGGTGAAAGTTCGGGAGCAAATTTAGCACATGATGTAGCAATTAGAGCTAGTGTTGAACCTCTTCCAAACTTAAACCTTGCAGGTTTACTATCCATACATCCTTATTTTGCCGCAAAACAACCCGAAAGGTTAATTAAGTATTTATATCCGACAAGTAGCGGGTCGGTTGATGATCCGAGATTGAATCCGGGTGTGGATCCGAGGTTGTATAAATTAGCATGTGATAAGGTGCTGGTTTGTGTGGCAGAAAAAGACAAGTATAAGGAAAGAGGATTGGCTTATATTAAACATTTGGAAAAAACATGGAAAGGAAAGGTTGAAGTTATGGAAACATTAGGGGAAGGACATTGTTTTCATGTGCTTGATGCTACTTCTCCAAATATTGATAGTTTTATGTCTAGGATTGCTTCTTTCTTAAAAGAAGATTAG